The proteins below are encoded in one region of Amycolatopsis acidiphila:
- a CDS encoding sensor histidine kinase gives MHLPKSARRVRPLRTKLIAALVALLTVVCLVIGVISEFALGAFLTRQVDDQLHDTVSRSQMFTHGDHGQGNALDALGTTTGTIHAWTSGPAPHADILATEPGSHVPVTQPLGDADLAVLIGVPVDGQPRTVSLSGGEYRVLAISTDDGVELFGLPMDQANTTLVTVGSILGGVAAAAVLGAGVVGAFVVRRTLRPLDRVAAAASKVTELPLDRGDVALSVRVPVTDTDPTTEVGQVGYALNRMLGHIDNALDARKASETRVRQFVADASHELRTPLAAIRGYAELTRRSNGRVPPDVAHAMNRVESEAARMSTLVDDLLLLARLDAGRPLERSEVDLSRLVADAVGDAHIAGPQHRWRLELPGEPVVVPGDAQRLHQVLANLLANGRTHTPPGTTVTTRLAVAADGSAVLTVTDNGPGIAPELLPNVFERFARGDSSRSRAAGSTGLGMAIAAAVVSAHHGQVHVRSRPGRTEFEVRLPRTGFSQGRHNNGQGRAEKVNS, from the coding sequence GTGCACCTGCCGAAGTCCGCCCGGCGCGTCCGCCCCTTGCGGACGAAGCTGATCGCGGCGCTGGTCGCCCTGCTCACCGTGGTGTGCCTGGTGATCGGCGTGATCAGCGAGTTCGCGCTGGGCGCGTTCCTCACCCGGCAGGTCGACGACCAGCTGCACGACACCGTGAGCCGCTCGCAGATGTTCACGCACGGCGACCACGGGCAGGGCAACGCGCTCGACGCGCTGGGCACCACGACCGGCACGATCCACGCGTGGACCTCCGGCCCCGCGCCGCACGCCGACATCCTGGCCACCGAGCCCGGCTCGCACGTGCCGGTCACCCAGCCCCTCGGCGACGCCGACCTGGCCGTCCTCATCGGCGTGCCGGTCGACGGGCAGCCGCGGACCGTCTCGCTGTCCGGCGGCGAGTACCGCGTCCTCGCGATCAGCACGGACGACGGCGTCGAGCTGTTCGGGCTGCCGATGGACCAGGCGAACACGACGCTGGTCACGGTGGGCTCGATCCTCGGCGGGGTCGCGGCGGCCGCCGTGCTCGGCGCGGGGGTCGTCGGCGCCTTCGTCGTCCGGCGCACGCTGCGCCCCCTCGACCGGGTCGCCGCGGCGGCTTCCAAGGTCACCGAGCTGCCCCTGGACCGTGGTGACGTCGCGCTGTCGGTGCGGGTTCCGGTGACCGACACCGACCCGACGACGGAGGTCGGACAGGTGGGCTACGCCCTGAACCGCATGCTCGGGCACATCGACAACGCCCTCGACGCGCGGAAGGCGAGCGAGACCCGGGTGCGGCAGTTCGTCGCCGACGCGAGCCACGAGCTGCGCACGCCGCTCGCCGCGATCCGCGGTTACGCCGAGCTGACCCGCCGCTCGAACGGACGCGTGCCGCCGGACGTCGCCCACGCCATGAACCGCGTCGAGTCCGAGGCCGCGCGGATGAGCACGCTCGTCGACGATCTCCTGCTGCTGGCCCGCCTCGACGCGGGACGGCCGCTCGAACGGTCCGAAGTGGACCTGAGCAGGCTGGTCGCGGACGCGGTCGGCGACGCGCACATCGCGGGCCCGCAGCACCGGTGGCGGCTCGAGCTCCCCGGCGAGCCCGTCGTCGTGCCCGGCGACGCGCAGCGGCTGCACCAGGTCCTGGCGAACCTGCTGGCGAACGGGCGGACGCACACCCCGCCGGGCACGACCGTGACCACCCGGCTCGCCGTCGCCGCGGACGGCAGCGCGGTGCTGACGGTCACCGACAACGGCCCGGGCATCGCCCCCGAACTGCTGCCGAACGTGTTCGAGCGCTTCGCCCGCGGGGACTCGTCGCGCTCGCGCGCGGCGGGCAGCACCGGGCTCGGCATGGCGATCGCCGCCGCGGTCGTGAGCGCCCACCACGGGCAGGTCCACGTGCGGAGCAGGCCCGGCCGGACCGAGTTCGAGGTGCGCCTGCCACGCACAGGGTTCTCACAGGGACGGCACAACAATGGCCAAGGTCGGGCCGAGAAGGTGAATTCATGA
- a CDS encoding PP2C family protein-serine/threonine phosphatase, producing MNPIWQTASAQGPRAVNADAVAAYADPATQQVVFALADGVGDASGAAHAARLAATAAAHTPAAEGPVQALLAAQEAVRADPSAGDCVLVVALPFDGGYRVGWVGDARAYVWTGAGLTQVTKDHTLAQYFRDHGQPPAPRMEHVVTTSVRTAGATEFGRAEISSPAGLLLTSDGVHKTLSLATMAELLRRPANSAEALTGAAIAAGGSDNATALFVECPPAVADVSTIPFHAAA from the coding sequence ATGAACCCCATCTGGCAGACCGCCAGCGCTCAGGGGCCGCGCGCGGTGAACGCCGACGCCGTGGCGGCCTACGCCGATCCCGCCACCCAGCAGGTCGTGTTCGCACTGGCCGACGGCGTGGGCGACGCTTCCGGCGCCGCACACGCCGCCCGGCTCGCCGCGACGGCCGCCGCCCACACCCCGGCGGCCGAGGGCCCGGTCCAGGCCCTGCTCGCCGCCCAGGAGGCGGTCCGCGCCGACCCGTCCGCCGGTGACTGCGTCCTGGTGGTGGCGCTGCCGTTCGACGGCGGCTACCGCGTGGGCTGGGTCGGCGACGCGCGGGCGTACGTGTGGACCGGTGCCGGGCTGACCCAGGTGACCAAGGACCACACGCTCGCCCAGTACTTCCGCGACCACGGGCAGCCGCCCGCCCCGCGCATGGAGCACGTGGTGACCACGAGCGTGCGGACCGCGGGCGCGACCGAGTTCGGCCGCGCCGAGATCAGCTCGCCCGCCGGGCTGCTGCTGACCAGCGACGGCGTGCACAAGACGCTGAGCCTGGCCACGATGGCGGAACTGCTGCGCCGGCCCGCGAACTCGGCCGAAGCCCTCACCGGCGCGGCCATCGCGGCCGGCGGCTCCGACAACGCGACGGCCCTCTTCGTCGAGTGCCCGCCCGCGGTCGCCGACGTCAGCACGATCCCCTTCCACGCGGCGGCCTGA
- a CDS encoding ArnT family glycosyltransferase, with the protein MTAIALPESPPRSHPRAGDPRWVRPGLLGLLVVTAALYLWGLSASGWANAFYSAAAQAGGESWKALFFGSSDPSNAITVDKTPAALWLMSLSVRIFGLSSWSVLVPEALLGIASVALLYVTVRRVSGPGAGLLAGSALALTPVAALMFRFNNPDALLVLLLIAGAYCTIRAAEKASPKWLALAGAAVGFGFLAKMLQAFLVLPAFALAYLVAAPVSVGKRLLHLLGALGAVVVSAGWYIAVVELWPASSRPFIGGSQTNSILELAFGYNGFGRITGDEVGSLGGAQSSGSWARLFGSEMAGGIAWLLPAAVLALGALIWLSWRSPRTDLTRASALAWGGWLLVTGIVFSYMSGIIHPYYTIALAPAVAALVGMGTTRLWRARSHPIAAGLLSSGVALTALTAYLVLQQESSWQPWLKYFVLVLGLGAAALLLVADRLPRPAARGVAVLALVASLSGAGAYTVATAATPHSGAIPSAGPSSGGFGGFGGGTARGNFTGGGPGGGRGGIGGLLTTSTPGEALVSLLQKDSGSYTWAAATVGSNPAASYQLAADVPVMAVGGFNGTDPAPTLAQFQQYVHDGKIHYFVGTGTSMGMGSRGGSGSDDAQEIAQWVAQNFTATTVDGTTVYDLTT; encoded by the coding sequence ATGACAGCCATCGCCCTGCCCGAAAGCCCGCCCCGGTCCCACCCGCGTGCCGGCGACCCCCGCTGGGTCCGCCCCGGCCTGCTCGGACTGCTGGTTGTGACGGCGGCGCTCTACCTGTGGGGGCTGAGCGCGTCCGGCTGGGCCAACGCGTTCTACTCGGCCGCCGCGCAGGCGGGCGGCGAGAGCTGGAAGGCGTTGTTCTTCGGCTCCAGCGACCCGTCGAACGCGATCACGGTCGACAAGACGCCGGCCGCGCTGTGGCTGATGAGCCTTTCGGTGCGGATCTTCGGGCTCAGCTCGTGGAGCGTCCTGGTGCCCGAAGCGCTGCTGGGCATCGCATCGGTCGCGCTGCTGTACGTCACGGTCCGGCGGGTCAGCGGGCCGGGCGCCGGCCTGCTCGCCGGCTCGGCCCTCGCGCTGACGCCGGTCGCGGCTCTGATGTTCCGCTTCAACAACCCGGACGCGCTGCTGGTGCTGCTGCTGATCGCGGGCGCCTACTGCACGATCCGCGCGGCGGAGAAGGCGAGCCCGAAATGGCTCGCCCTCGCCGGAGCCGCGGTCGGGTTCGGGTTCCTGGCGAAGATGCTGCAGGCGTTCCTGGTGCTGCCCGCGTTCGCGCTGGCGTACCTGGTGGCCGCGCCGGTCTCGGTCGGAAAGCGCTTGCTGCACCTGCTGGGCGCGCTGGGCGCGGTGGTCGTCTCCGCGGGCTGGTACATCGCCGTGGTCGAACTGTGGCCCGCGAGCAGCCGGCCGTTCATCGGTGGCTCGCAGACCAACAGCATCCTCGAACTCGCCTTCGGCTACAACGGTTTCGGCCGCATCACCGGCGACGAGGTGGGCAGCCTCGGCGGGGCGCAGAGCAGCGGCAGCTGGGCCCGGCTGTTCGGCAGCGAGATGGCAGGCGGCATAGCGTGGCTGCTGCCCGCCGCGGTGCTCGCGCTGGGCGCGCTGATCTGGCTCTCCTGGCGCTCGCCGCGCACCGACCTCACCCGCGCCTCGGCGCTCGCGTGGGGCGGCTGGTTGCTGGTGACCGGCATCGTGTTCAGCTACATGAGCGGCATCATCCACCCCTACTACACGATCGCGCTCGCTCCGGCGGTGGCCGCGCTGGTGGGCATGGGTACCACCCGGTTGTGGCGGGCGCGCTCCCATCCGATCGCGGCGGGCCTGCTCTCCAGCGGTGTCGCGCTGACCGCGCTGACCGCGTACCTGGTACTTCAGCAGGAATCGAGCTGGCAGCCATGGCTGAAGTACTTCGTGCTGGTGCTCGGGTTGGGTGCGGCGGCGCTGCTCCTGGTCGCCGACCGGCTGCCGCGGCCCGCGGCCCGCGGTGTCGCGGTGCTCGCGCTCGTCGCGTCGCTGTCCGGGGCGGGGGCGTACACGGTGGCCACCGCGGCCACCCCGCATTCCGGCGCGATCCCGTCCGCCGGACCCAGCAGCGGCGGGTTCGGCGGCTTCGGCGGCGGGACGGCGCGCGGGAACTTCACCGGCGGCGGGCCGGGCGGCGGCCGGGGCGGCATCGGCGGTCTGCTGACCACCTCCACGCCCGGTGAGGCGCTGGTTTCCTTGCTGCAGAAGGACAGCGGCTCCTACACCTGGGCCGCCGCGACCGTCGGGTCGAACCCCGCGGCCAGCTACCAGCTCGCGGCGGACGTGCCGGTGATGGCCGTCGGCGGCTTCAACGGCACCGACCCCGCCCCCACGCTCGCCCAGTTCCAGCAGTACGTGCACGACGGGAAGATCCACTACTTCGTCGGCACCGGCACGTCGATGGGCATGGGCTCCCGCGGCGGCTCCGGCAGCGACGACGCGCAGGAGATCGCGCAGTGGGTCGCGCAGAACTTCACCGCGACCACAGTGGACGGAACGACGGTCTACGACCTGACCACCTGA